The genomic region CCGGATCTCGGCGTCGGCGGAGCCGAGCCGGCGGTCGATCCCCTCGAGCGTCGAGACGTCGGCCGTGCGGACCACGACCGCGGCCGTGGTCACCGCGAGCACCGGGAGCGTGATCAGCACCAGCATCAGGGCGGTACGCCGCTTGGCGCGCCACGCCTCCCGGCCCGCGAGCCGGACCGCGACCCGCCAGCCCCCGAGCCAGACGCGGAGGCGGCCGACCCGTGCGCGCGTCACTGGACGTGCCTGGGGCCGAGCAGCCCCTCCACCGAGGCGTTGCCGCTCTCGTCGACGACCACGCCGTCGCGCAGGAAGACCACCCGGTCCGCCCAGGCCGCGTGCCGGGCCTCGTGGGTCACCATCACCCCGGCGGCGCCCCCGTCGCAGCGCGAGCGGAGCAGCCGCAGGATCTCCTCGCCGGACTCGCTGTCCAGGGCGCCGGTCGGCTCGTCGGCGAGCATCAGGCGCCGCTCGCCGACCAGGGCGCGGGCGATGGCGACCCGCTGCTGCTGGCCTCCCGACATGTCGTCGGGGAACCGGTCGGCCAGGTGCTCGATGCCGACCTCGGCCAGGGCCTGGAGCGCCGCGGTCCGCGCCGCCCGGCGGCGTACGCCGTCCAGCTCGCGGGGCAGGGCGACGTTCTCGGCGGCGGTCAGCGCCGGGATGAGGTTGAAGTCCTGGAAGACGTAGCCGATCGAGGTACGCCGCAGCCGGGCCCGTTGCGTGCCGTCCAGCCCGGCCAGGTCGACCCCCTCGACCCGGACGGTGCCGGTGGTCGGCTCGTCCAGACCGCCAGCCAGCGTGAGCAGCGTCGACTTGCCCGACCCCGAGGGGCCCATCACCGCGACCAGCTCGCCGGGGCCGACGGTCAGCGAGATCCCGCGCAGCGCATGCACCTCCGCGGCGCCGGCGCCGTGGATCCGGGTCAGCCCCTCCAGGGTGAGCACGCTCATCGACCGGTCTCCTCGTCCCGCTCGACCATTTCGGTCTCCTGGCGCGCGGGCCGCTCGCGCAGCCGGTCGCGCGCCTGGTCCAGCCAGCGGCGCTCGGCGCGGCGCAGCGCGGTCACGGCCTCCGGTCCCAGCCGCTCGCTCATCGCGCCACGTCCCCGGACGGACGCGGGGCGGGCGCCGGCTCCGGCGTACCGGCCGGGCGGTCGAGCGCGGCCCGGCGCAGCCTGGCCTCGGTGTGGTCCAGCCAGCGGATCTCGGCCTCGGCGGCGAAGACCAGCGAGTCCAGGACCAGGCTCCAGGCCAGGTCCGACGGCGCGAGCGGATCCGTGGCGGGCACCTGCCGCTTGAGCCGGGTGTAGTCCTGCAGGGCGCCCATCGTGGCGACCCGCTGCTGCTGGATCACCGCGGCGACGTCGACCCCCGGGACGGTGACGGCCAGCGCCAGCTTGATCGCCAGCTCGTCGCGCGGGGGCTGGCTGCGGCTGACCGGCGTGGTGAACCAGCTGCGAGCCTGTTCGCGCCCGGTCTCGGTCAGCGCGTAGTGGACGTGACCACCCTCGTCGGCGCCGGCGGCGGCCACCAGCCCGTCGCGCTCGAGCCGGGTCAGGGTCGTGTACACCTGCCCGACGTTGAGCGGCCAGGTCGACCCGGTGCGCTGCTCGAACTCGGCGCGGAGCTGGTAGCCGTACATCGGCCCCTGCTCCAGCAGTGCCAGCAGTGCGTGCTTGACGGACATCGCGGCCACCTTCGTCTCGGATGGCCCGACCGTATACCGGATATGCATACCGCGTATACCGTTTGGTTGAGTCGTGACTTCAACCCGTTGAGTCGGGAGTTGAGACCGTCGAGTGGGGAGTTTCGGCCACGCCACGGCCGACCAGGCCGTCAGAGGTCCCGACTCAACCGTCAGAGGTCCCGACTCAACGGTAGGTCAGGTGCGCCCCGGCGAGGTGGGGGTGCTCGTTGAAGGTCAGCAGCCGGGGGCCGGTGGGGCCGACGACCACGCGGGTGATCGCGGAGTTCGCGGTGACGGTGTTGAACCGCTCCCACATCCGGGCGGTGCCGAGGCGGTCCGCGTCGGGGTCGACGAGCCCGGCGGCCACCGCCGCGATCACGCCGCCGGAGGTGACCACGACGACGGTCTCCCCGGAGCCGGCGCGGGTCGCGGCGGCGGACAGCGAGGCGCGCACGCGGGCGAGGAAGTCGGCGTACGTCTCCGGGTAGTCCGCGTCGTGCCGGCCGGCGGTCCACCGGCGGGTGGCCTGCTCGAAGATCAGCTGGAAGGCACGGCGGTCCAGTTCGCCGTCGGGGGCGTCGGGGTGCCGGGCCAGCACGTCGACGTGGTCGAACTCGTCCCAGCCGGCGTCCTCGGTGACCGTGAGCCCGCCCCACCCCGCCGCGCCCGTGAGCGCCTCCAGGGTCTCGCGGTGGCGCCGCATCGACCCGCGCACCAGCGCCGTGGGCCGTACGCCGGAGGCGCTCAGGTGCGCGCCGAGGAGCCGGCCCTGCTCCCAGCCGGTCGGCGAGAGCACGTCGTAGTCGTCGGCTCCGAACGAGGCCTGACCGTGCCGGACCAGCAGCAGAACGCCCATGCGGGGAGGCTAGTGGCCCACCCGGCCGGGGGTCCGCAGGTGGTCGAGGCGCGAGCCTCGACCACCTGCGGAGGGGGTCAGGCCGGGAACGAGCCGCCCGAGGCGGCGAGGTCGCGCAGGTACTGCGTCGGCCGGAACCGGTCGCCGTACGTCTCGGCCAGCTGGTCGGCGCGCCGGACGAAGGCGGCCAGGCCGATCTCGCCGTCGGCGCCCTGGTAGCCGGTCATGAACTGCGCCGCGCCGCCGGTCATCGGCGGGAAGCCGATGCCCATGATCGAGCCGATGTTCGCGGCGGCCGCCGAGGTGATGACGCCCTCCTCGAAGCACTTGGCGGTCTCCAGCGCCTCGGCGAACAGCATCCGGTCCTGGCAGTCCTGGATCGGCGGCTGCACCTCGGCGACCGGGAACAGCTCCGCGAGGCCCTCCCAGAGCGTGACCCGCTTGCCGGACTCGTCGTACTCGTAGAAGCCCTTGCCGCGCAGCCGGCCCGGTCGGCCCGCCTCGAGCATCCGGTCGACCACCGCGGTGCCGGGGTGCTCGGGGACGTCCAGCCCGTCGCGCTCGGCGGCCTCGCGGGTGGCCTTGGCGATCTTGGCCATCAGCTCGAGGTTGAGCTCGTCGGAGAGCTGGAGCACCGGGGCCGGGTAGCCGGCCTGGGTGGTGGCCCGCTCGATGGTCCACGGCCGGACCCCCTCGGCGAGCATCGCCATGCCCTCGTTGACCATGAACCCGATGACCCGGGAGGTGTAGAAGCCGCGGCTGTCGTTGACGACGATCGGGGTCTTCTTGATCTGCTGCACGACGTCGTAGGCCTTCGCGAGCGCGACCTCGGAGGTCTTCTCGCCCTTGATGATCTCGACCAGCGGCATCTTGTCCACCGGGGAGAAGAAGTGCAGGCCGATGAAGTCGGCCGGGCGGTCCACGCCCTCGGCCAGCTCGGTGATCGGCAGCGTCGAGGTGTTGGAGCACAGCAGCGCGTCCGCGTTGACGTACGGCGCGACCTCGGCGAACACCTTCGCCTTCAGCCCCGGGTCCTCGAAGACCGCCTCGATCACCAGGTCGCACCCGGCCAGTGCCGACGGGTCGGCCGTCGCGGTGATCCGGCCCAGCAGCTCGGCCGACTTCTCCTCGGTGAGCCGGCCCTTGCTGACCGCCTTGGCGTTGAGCTTCTCCGAGTACGCCTTGCCCTTCGCGGCGTTCTCGTCCGAGACGTCCTTGAGCACGACCTGCATGCCGGCGCGGGCGCAGACGTAGGCGATGCCGGCGCCCATCATCCCGGCGCCGAGCACGCCGACCTTCGTGGCGCGGTACGGCTCGATGCCCTGCGGGCGCAGCGACCCGGACTTGATCGCCTGGAGGTCGAAGAAGAACGCCTGGATCATGTTCTTCGAGCCCTGGTCGACCACGAGGCTGGTGAGGTAGCGCGACTCGATGCGCGACGCGGTGTCGAAGTCGACCTGGGCGCCCTCGACCGCGGCCGAGAGGATCGCCCGGGCCGCCGGGTAGAGGGCACCCTTGGTCTGCTTGCGCAGCAGCGCCGGGAACGCCGGGAGGAACGCCGCCAGCGCCGGCGACTTCGGGGTGCCGCCGGGCATCTTGTAGCCGGGCCGGTCCCAGGGGTTCTGCGCGGCCTCGGGGTTGGCCTGGATCCAGGCCTTGGCTGCCGGGACCAGCTCCTCGGGGCTCGCGACCAGCTCGTCGACCAGGCCCTTCTCCAGGGCCTGGGCCGCCTTCAGCTGCTTGCCCTCGAGCAGGAAGCCCATCAGGCCCTCCTGGAGCCCGAACATCCGCACGATGCGGGTGACGCCGCCGCCACCGGGCAGCAGGCCGAGGCTGACCTCGGGCAGGCCGACGACGACCGCAGGGTGGTCCAGCGCGATGCGGTGGTTGGTGGCCAGGCAGATCTCGAGGCCGCCGCCGAGGGCGGCGCCGTTGATCGCGGCGACGACCGGGCGCGGGTAGGTCTCCAGGCGCCGCAGGGCGGCCTTGACGCCCTCGGCCATCGCGAAGACGTCAGCGGCGTCCGCCGGGGTCGCCTGGACCATCTTCTTCAGGTCGCCGCCCGCGAAGAAGGTCTTCTTCGCGCTGGCGACCACGACGCCGGTCACGTCGTCCTGCTCGGCGTACAGGCGGTCCACGGCGGTCTGCATCGAGGAGATGTAGAGGTCGTTCATG from Nocardioides pantholopis harbors:
- a CDS encoding 3-hydroxyacyl-CoA dehydrogenase NAD-binding domain-containing protein; protein product: MTTSTTEQTAVRYERDADGIVTLTLDDPNQSANTMNDLYISSMQTAVDRLYAEQDDVTGVVVASAKKTFFAGGDLKKMVQATPADAADVFAMAEGVKAALRRLETYPRPVVAAINGAALGGGLEICLATNHRIALDHPAVVVGLPEVSLGLLPGGGGVTRIVRMFGLQEGLMGFLLEGKQLKAAQALEKGLVDELVASPEELVPAAKAWIQANPEAAQNPWDRPGYKMPGGTPKSPALAAFLPAFPALLRKQTKGALYPAARAILSAAVEGAQVDFDTASRIESRYLTSLVVDQGSKNMIQAFFFDLQAIKSGSLRPQGIEPYRATKVGVLGAGMMGAGIAYVCARAGMQVVLKDVSDENAAKGKAYSEKLNAKAVSKGRLTEEKSAELLGRITATADPSALAGCDLVIEAVFEDPGLKAKVFAEVAPYVNADALLCSNTSTLPITELAEGVDRPADFIGLHFFSPVDKMPLVEIIKGEKTSEVALAKAYDVVQQIKKTPIVVNDSRGFYTSRVIGFMVNEGMAMLAEGVRPWTIERATTQAGYPAPVLQLSDELNLELMAKIAKATREAAERDGLDVPEHPGTAVVDRMLEAGRPGRLRGKGFYEYDESGKRVTLWEGLAELFPVAEVQPPIQDCQDRMLFAEALETAKCFEEGVITSAAAANIGSIMGIGFPPMTGGAAQFMTGYQGADGEIGLAAFVRRADQLAETYGDRFRPTQYLRDLAASGGSFPA
- a CDS encoding PadR family transcriptional regulator codes for the protein MSVKHALLALLEQGPMYGYQLRAEFEQRTGSTWPLNVGQVYTTLTRLERDGLVAAAGADEGGHVHYALTETGREQARSWFTTPVSRSQPPRDELAIKLALAVTVPGVDVAAVIQQQRVATMGALQDYTRLKRQVPATDPLAPSDLAWSLVLDSLVFAAEAEIRWLDHTEARLRRAALDRPAGTPEPAPAPRPSGDVAR
- a CDS encoding histidine phosphatase family protein; protein product: MGVLLLVRHGQASFGADDYDVLSPTGWEQGRLLGAHLSASGVRPTALVRGSMRRHRETLEALTGAAGWGGLTVTEDAGWDEFDHVDVLARHPDAPDGELDRRAFQLIFEQATRRWTAGRHDADYPETYADFLARVRASLSAAATRAGSGETVVVVTSGGVIAAVAAGLVDPDADRLGTARMWERFNTVTANSAITRVVVGPTGPRLLTFNEHPHLAGAHLTYR
- a CDS encoding ABC transporter ATP-binding protein, coding for MSVLTLEGLTRIHGAGAAEVHALRGISLTVGPGELVAVMGPSGSGKSTLLTLAGGLDEPTTGTVRVEGVDLAGLDGTQRARLRRTSIGYVFQDFNLIPALTAAENVALPRELDGVRRRAARTAALQALAEVGIEHLADRFPDDMSGGQQQRVAIARALVGERRLMLADEPTGALDSESGEEILRLLRSRCDGGAAGVMVTHEARHAAWADRVVFLRDGVVVDESGNASVEGLLGPRHVQ